The sequence CAGTACCAAGCTATTAGCTTGAATATCTTGCCACAAATATGAATTTTGTAATGTTGGTATATATTCTTAACTGCAAGCCTAGTTAATGCTACATAGCTTTTactggctacacacacacacacacacacacacacacacaggcaaataAGAAATGTGGGAACAAGCCAATATAATTGATTACTTTGAAATGCGCTTTTTAGTTTTGGGAAGCTTCCTTCGCTTGTTTGGATTGGGTACTATTTTTTTAACCTTGAGTGCTTGCAGGGCTGTAGCAGGAGAGGCACGCCTGCTGCAATCTGCTCTTTTCCGCTTGTGGTTGGGAGAGCGCTCTTCCGGGTCTGACTCTGTGCCCTCACCCGCCTGCAAGTTCGCCAGATGAGCATCTTCAGTGGCCAGCAAACGTTCTGTTCCGTGCTGAATCCAGGGCACATCCAAATCTGGTATTCGCGGGATAATGGTTTTGGCTACCTCTGCAAAAGCATCTGTGTCCTTTTTAAATCCCAGGGCTAGGACGGACGTTAACCCGAGGAGCGGTGCGAGGCGTTCACTGAGACGTGGGACCTGGCCGGCTGGAGTGgcccggcttgcgcagagcagAATAAGGTGAGACGTTAGCATAGCAGGTTTGGCAGACTTGCACACAAGCACCAGAAGCAACTCATTTTTTTCCAGCGCTCTTGTTACTTCATTGATCCCGATAGCGAGTTGGTTCCTGATTTGCAAGTTTGTCCACCCATGTGCTTTAGCATCTCCAGAACAATTCTCGTCTTGAAGTCTGCTGGTCTGGCCATCGCATTGTTCTTTCTCCTGCTTCTTCCCAGAAGAGGGTTTCTTCCTTCTCCGAGTCTCTACCTTTTCTAACCCAGTCTGTTTCATAACATCTCCTAAGGCTTCCAATATGTAGTGCATGTCTGCTCCATCCACAGGGCTCCACTGCAGAGTATACGGGTTGCTCAAAGATGTCTTTACAGTCATTTGCTTCGATTTACGGGCTGACGATCCCTTTGCTGCCTGAAGGGACATCTTTGATGCTCTTGGTATGGTTTGCCAACCTGAGCTGCGAatgaaaaagcagcaaaaaattATGCAAACTAAACCAGAGATATACACAACATCTATAGGCATGCATCCCCCATCCCAACGCATTCTTGcttctttaatatatatttttctaacATGTTTGGCACTGCTAGGTTCTTAACTTCTagcctttaaaatgcaaattaaactGGTAATTTGCACAAAGCATGGTTGCTTATATCCAACGCTACACGCTTAGCCATACAAAAAGGGGAGTCTGCAAAAATTTGCAACCAGGATCTAAAAGTTGTAAGCGACAAATGTGTTTCCATTTGATGCTGAAATATTTTggaattatattttggaaataataGATGATATACTAGAACAATGAAAAGTCTAGGAGGAAAAGCTAGTATTGTTTAGAAGGACATTTAAAtcctaaattttaaaaagagtgtTCCTAGAGAAATCTCAGAAATGTGTCTTTCCACTGGGCTCTCTGATCTGTGAATTCAGTTCGATTTCTGCATTTCATGAGATCTCTGCATATAGGCTACAATCTGCCAGGAGGGGGTTCCCTGGACTAGCCCCATTCAaatgaatgaaaacaacaaaacactaCCCTGGACTCTGCCAACAATGTGCACTATCTAGTCAAGTTCAATATTTAAGCTTCCCTTGTCTCTCTCAAGAAGACATGTCACAACCCGTCTgtatatctgactcctgtctcAATGCATCAGTGCAACATCTCTCGATGTTAAACCATGTCTGTTCTATCATCAACTTTACTTATTTAAACCCTGCTTTTTTCTCCCCAGAAGCAGGACTTACAGCAGctgacaaaaattaaaacaaacatagGTAAAACAGGAGGCTAAAAACATATAAAGGATAATAGATAAAAAGTAACGAGAATACCTAAACAGTAGATTTAGGAAGGCTGCTTGTTTGCTCAACATCTGTCGCTTGCACTTGAGATAGAGGCTGCAAGGCAAACTGGTTGCACCTAAATAGGGGACTGCACTAGTTCAAGGAGTGGACAgaagaggggtcagcaaactttttcagcagccggccggttcactgtccctcagaccttgtgggaggccggactatattttgggggggggggtgagaatgaacgattcctatgccccacaaataacccagagatgcattttaaataaaagcacacattccactcatgtaaaaacaccaggcaggccccacaaataacccagagatacatttttaataaaaggacacatgtaaaaacatgctgattcccggaccgtccgcgggccggatttagaaggcgattgggccggatccggcccccgggccttagtttgcctacccacggatTAGTATCTACTGGGAGATCGCTGGGTAATTTGCAATAGCTTATCAAGAATTTCTGACTCCCAATTTTTCAGCAGCAGAAACATAATGGCTTTCCCCACAGAaaatatgttgctgaactgcagaaAGCTAACCAGGAGTGGACTTTTTTATGTAAAAAGATCTTCGTTCGGGTTTGGAACGGAAAACAGAAGTCTAGACTCAGAATACGGTGCCGCGCACCCTGCTCTTTATTCCTGGCCCTGATAGGTAGATCTACCCACAGTGAAATCATGAGCATCCCTGCACTAAATCACTTCCGAGAATCTAAAATGCAAGGACTCCTTCGGGTTGCAGCTGAGATGAGCCTCTTTGAAAGCTTCCTTTgcgtaaaaggaaaaaaaagcacctCTCTGCAAGTTAAACAAAAACGAAGCCCGACCTTCCCTGTTAAAGAGACGTGCTCAATCCCGGCCTGCTCTCTCTGCTCCGGCAGCTGGAAGCATTCGGAAACGTTGCTACCACCTCTGGCCGCTGCACGTGTAGACTTGGCCATAACCCGCCCCCGTCTCCATCCCCACGTGGCAACAACCCACCAGTACAGCAGACGGCAGGACTCCTTCCGACCCACGTGGGCGTCCGCTCTCAGGCTCCTCTCCGGCGGCCGAGCGCGCTGCGGCCCCGGCTTCCTTCCCGCGGCCTCCAAAACCTTCCTGAGTGCGCGGAGGGAAGCGGAAGAGCCCGGCTCGCCTGGCTCAGGACCGCCCTCCTTCCAGGCGGAGCTTGCGCCCGGAAAGCCAGGCACAAGGCGGGCGCGCAAGCCGCGGTTTGCCCCTGCGGCGGCCGCCAGAGGGCGCTGCGAGCACAGTCTTCGTGTAGGTTTCGTGCGAGCTGAAGCCCGACGGGAGCTTCGCTGTGCTCGACGGGGCTTTACTCCGAGGATAAGGTCACGCCTTTCTGCCGTACTAGTACCTGGCTGAGCGTTCCCACAACCCAAAACATAGGGGAAGGGGGCCCTGGGGCCCTCTAagccataggtaggcaaactaaggcccgggggctggatccggcccaatcgccttctaaatccggcccgcggacggtccgggaatacgcatgtttttacatgagtagaatgtgtgcttttatttaaaatgcatctctagtctaggttatttgtggggcgtaggaattcgttcatcccccccaaaaaataaagtccggccccccacaaggtctgagggacagtggaccggccccctgcggaaaaaaacttgctgacccctgctctaagcgtTGCTGagagtccagctcccatcagccccggcaagCATCGTCAGTGACTATGGGTCTGGAGTCAtagaagaattgtagagttgggaccctgaggatcatctagtagtccaaccccccctgcagtgcaggaatatgcagctgtcccatacagggattgagcTGGCAACCATGGCATTATCAGCTCTAACCAAGTCCAGCGACATCTGGCCAGGCATGGAATGCCCACCAGTCCACAATATCAACCAAGAGACCTTCCCACCGTTTCCCTCCAGCTGCCAGAGGTTCCTGTGCtgcgcacgtgcacacacacacacacacacacaatatatagaAAGCTGTCGGAGGAGAAAGCTGTATCTGTTGAACTACCcagatctgtgtgtgtgtgcgtgtgcgcgcgcgcacacacacacacacacacagagtgatcTGGGTAGATCAACAGGTACAGCTTTCTCATTCGGTAAGCAAATTGACAACACTGTAGTGGAATATCCGCTTGCTATTCTGGTGTTAGAAACAAAGGACAGGAGTCCCACTAAAGCAGAGAAGTAACAGTTCTAAGAGGGCCACCACATCCTTAttccaggggttgtcaacctggtccctaccgcccactagtgggtgtttcaggattctagggcGGTagagggttctacggcacaagctttttaagctgaatcctcctcccattgagcactggtgggtggtaacgaaattttaccatcaagaaagatgcattagtgggcagaaggtataaaaaggttgactacccctgtggCTTATTCAAAAACAGGAGATGGGTCTTATAACACTTTGAAGCATGGACAGCTGCCCCCAtccagtaaaacaatagaaataactaactgaccaatgaCATTGGTTCTGCCCTctctaacaaaagtcctgcccccgcCAAAAAAACCTGGCTACATCCATGCTTTAAAGGCTGACAGCTTTATGGTGGCATATAAGCCCTATTTCATCTGCCAAATGACCGAATGAATAAAGTTGAATGAACTTTATTGTTTAAAGCCAATGGCATTATAAATACACCAAAAAGTCACTTTGAGATAGTCTGAACAGACGCagacgcgcacacacgcacacaccaaaaacaaaaacaaaactgctgCTCCCCCACATAAACCACATATTACCCTCCTATaataaactttaaaataaattaaacattgCTAACTTAATGATTAAATGTGTGGCAATACCAAGTGGGGGTGGGTAAGAGAGCTCCTCTTCAAATCTGTACAATCTGTTAGCACAATGACACCCAtttagcaggcataggcaaactcggccctccagatgttttgggactacaactcccatcatccctgaccactggtcctgttagctagggatgatgggagttgtagtaccaaaacatctggagagccgagtttgcctatgcctgcccattTAGGATCAATGATGTAATGCAAGTGTGCATGACGCATCAGCCCTAATGCGCAGGAACGAACTAGCACTGCATGAAATAAACACTAGGTGGCACTAAATGAGCGATACGTACAATGGGATGCACATTGCGACCATTCTCGCTTCAGTGCATTCCAGGGGCACTGCGGAAATTCAGTGTACTGTATTCCTGTGCAAAACCTTTGTTGGCTGACAGACAACACGGAAATAAACTGTAACATAATATTCAGAAGGAAGCAATACATTCCAGTGACCAAAGTCTTTTCTTTCAGTTTGCTTTGTTCCCATTTTAAACTGCAAATGCAAGAGGCCTGCTTTAAAttgcatttgggggaggggaggtttgaCACAGAGAAAGGCAAGGATTAGTGTCGGACTGCTGCAAcaagtttgtttattttaaaaaagctttgaCGTAAGCTGAAGTTTGAGACATTAAGCGGAGAGATCCCTTGCACATTGGAGGAGGACGGCTTCCTTGGAGTTGGGAGGTCACAGGGAAACAAATGAGGTAATTTGCATCAGGTGATGATGACatgcctctctcctctctctctggtgtACAGAGCAAAGTTAAATTGCAACTTGAAATGCAGCAGGGGGAAGCAACCTGGCTGTGTTTTAAACTGCCAGTATGCATACAGCCTAAATTTCCAATAAGCCTTTGAACCCCTCCCTCAAAATACTGACAAGTTTCTGTTGGCAGCCAATGAGTCGCTGACTAACAATTCCATTCTGTTTTCTTGCCTCTCCTTGCTGTTAGATTTTGCCCACATCAACACCATACATATAAagcactatttattattattattattattattattattattattattattattattattaataatgcttTATTGGTttaacaaaacagaaaaccaaatcaaacaatatatagcaattaacaaaaaaaatccaaaattaaCACTCCTTACGTACCCAAAAGAAAGACACAGAATTAATTTCATCCTTTACTAATTCTAATGTGACTTCCGCCCCCCATGGTTCCCAAGTTCCCTGGTTCCCAAGTTCCCTTTCACTACACACTTAATTTTATCTCTCCTAAATTCTCTATCATTTTTGTTCTGTAACAATCTCCTGTTTTCAAGCAGAAACTCAATCCAAGCTTGCCAATGAATTGGTAATATTACAATGTTCTTTTAAGTAATCTCTATAAATATTACACTCTCTGTTGAATATTTGATCTGTATGGTCTCGGAATCTTGCTGTTAATCTTGCTAGTTCAGCATATTCTAACATTTTACTTTGCCAATCTAACTTTGTGGGCGCAGAGTCCCCCTTCCATATTTTAGCAATAACAAGCCTAGCTGCTACTAgcacatatataaatattttcCTTAATCTTTTTGGGATTTCATTATTAATTATGTCTAATAGGAAGGCTTAAGGCTTCTTTGGGAAGAtgcatttaaacatttttaaaatttcattgtaCATTGTTTCCCAGAAATCCTTGATTTTCTTACAGTTCCTTACCACATGTGAATCATGGTGCCTTCCACCTCCCCGCATCTCCAACAGATGTTTGATCTAGTTTTATACATTTATACCATCTGTAGAGCATCTTCATGCAGTTCTCCTTCAAGTCATAGCGTGCTGTGAACTTGAGGTCCTCCCTCCACAGCCTCTCCCATGATTCCATCTGGATGTTGTAGCCAAAGTCTCCAGCCCACTGCACCATAACACATttcacttcctcctccttgaCCTCCCAGTAAAGAAGGAGCTTATACATATTAGAGAGTGTTTTCTTATTTGCGTTTTATTAAGCCTTTTTCTAATTTTGAAGGTTCCATAGAGAGTCCTTTCTGTTTAtccttttgaaatgtttcatttaTCTGAAAAGCACTATCAACCACTTTTAAAAGTCATGacttgttattattactatttagtaaatctgtatacagtggtacctcaggttaagtacttaattcgtaccggaggtctgttcttaaccttaaactgttcttaacctgaagcaccgctttagctaatggggcctcctgctgctgccacgccaccggagcccaatttctgttcttatcctgaagcaaagttcttaacctgaagcactatttctgggttagctgtaacctgaagcatatgtaacctgaggtaccactgtactacccttcatccatagagctCAGGACAGTTTTCCTAAAGTATCCTGGGATTTGAaagtttgcaaagggtgctgagagttgttaggaaaccattattcccctcacagtgctAGAATACATAGAGCTGTTTAGCAATCAATTCTTTTTCTtaccagagaactctgggaattgcagctctgtgagggaaatagggaactcctaacaactctcagcagtcGTAATagtgtttttatttatatcctggttTTTAAACCAACAGATACGCAACACAGCTTACAAGGCTTATAAACATATGCAATAAATCGAACCATAGACTAAAACGTACAGTATGACAGACGGCGAAACAATAAATCAGCAATAAACAAAAGGCAGCTGAAAAATAAGTCAACCTAATTGGAAGACAATAATAAcatggggaaataaaaaaattcttaagCAACCACCTTGAGGCTATAAAAAAGGGGATCCAGTGGCTTTCTGCGGGGAGAGTATTCTGCAGGCATGCTACTGAGGAGAGCTGCAGTCTAACAACATCCGGAGGAGAGCAGATCCCCAAACCCCATCGTCAGAAGCGATggtacactgcaacattttgttgcatgtcgGACTTGAAGCTCAGCCCATTGCGAGCGGGTCTGCGCCTAACAGCGTTCGGCGCTCTCGCGCGCTGCTCACCACTGCCCCCTAGCGGCTCGACGGGGCTGCTGCCGCAAAGCCCAGCCGCCAATCACCAAAGCGCGCTGCCTCTCCGCAGCCGGTCTGGTTTCCAAGGCGGCgaggcagcagcagtagcatcACCTACTTGGCTCACTTTTCGGGAGCTCGCGCCTCTGGTGCGACGTCACAGTGCCTTCTTGTCCAATGGGGACGCTTGGGCCGATGGCATTATAAATAAGGGCTGCGAGAGGGAGCTGCGGCTTCATTCCGGACGGGGGCGGGGCTTTGCGGAGAGCGCAGGAGCCGTCGCAGGTTGTGCACCATGACTCTGGAGGTAAGGGAACCTCGAGGGAAGGAgcggggcgcggggggggggggggagccggccGGCCGGCGGGCGCCTGAAGCAGCGGCGTGAGCGCAGCTTCTGGAGGGACCTGGACTGCGCCGAGAGTGGAACTTGGGGAGGAGTAGCGGGGGAGGGCTGCAGCAGTATCCGGCGAGTGACCTCCTGTGCTGTGCAGGATAGGCTGCTGGGTTCGGTTCGATCCAATCCAGCGAAGCTATTCTTAGGCAAATCCTATGCCTGCACCGTGCAATCCTATACCTGGAAGGATtgagcctcattgaactcaatagaaCTTATTTTTGAacagacatgtatagaattgctgTGTAATACACTCTTTATAAAGTGTGACTTGAGTTTCCCTATTTGATTATTTCCTAGACCTTTTGGTTGGAAGggaattcccccctcccagctgtttggctcaggggtcagcacTGCAGTGAtcaactagcccccccccccccaagtcaccaTAACATTGCACCTCATGTTGAAGTAGGTAGGTGCAGAATTGAGGAGGTAGAACTTTAAAACCTGGACAATTATAGCCGTGCATTTGCAGCTCCTccagctagtacagtggtacctcaggttacaaacgcttcaggttacagacgcttcaagttacagactccactaactcagaaatagtacctcggggttaagaactttgcttcagaatgagaacagaaattgcgtggtggcagcgggaagccccattagctaaagtggtacatcgggttaagaacagttttaggttaataacagatctccagaatgaattaagttcttaacccgaggtaccactgtactgattcaTGAAGTATAATGTGATGAAACGAGTCCCTCCACCCGCACCCAACCACAcaaatgggagttgcaatccattTAGTGTTGAAACCATAAACTTGGGCAAGTTCCCATTCACAGTTGCAGAAGATCTGTGGAATTGCTTGGGGACAAGGCAGGGACCTACCTGCCTGATGGACTGGTTTGGGGTTTCAGCTTTAGAGAATTATATGGGAGCAGTGGAGAGTCTTGTCTTTCAGGATTTGGGACACTTTGAAGACTGCTTGCCTTTAGGTGCTGCATGTTCATTTTTTGTGTATGTGCTAGCTAGTCTCCACTCCGAGTTAATTGTGACTGCACAAACACTTACGGCTTCCTCCATCGGAGCATTTATGGCTGGGGACCAGCAAAGTTTGAGGACTGCAACACTCCACTTGCATGCTAGGATCGGAAGCCGCTGCCTCTTCTCTTTCTGATGTGCAGACCTCAGCTCTTTCCTACTTATTCTGCTGGGCCAGCACTAGCATCATGCAGAGAAGGGCTAGGATGAGCTAAAGTGATGCAGCTGGTGAAGGCAGATTCAGCAGCATCATAATCCCTCCCCCAGAAGTACTCAAACTCTGCACACAGCAGCTCTGCTTAACTGCCTGGATTTTGGCTGAATCTTTCGCAAGGGGGATTTGAGGACTACAGATGATTGTTGTGTAACATGCAGTCTTTGTGACTCTCTGCACACATGCAAGCCACAGCCACCCGCTCCAGTTTAAATGAATGGCCGGTAGCTTGTTTCTTATAATGCCATCTAGGTGTAGAAATGTAATAAAGCAACGGAACAATGTAGAATTAAAAACTGTATACAAAAGTGATTAGCATCCAGTTAGAATACAATAGTTTTTCCACATCAGTAAATAGATTTTAAGATTTTGTTGTTTCTCTAAtaatatttgtatgccacctttgtggttaatggggtccccccccccaataaatgtcTTTTCCCCAAAGTGCATGGCCATGTAGGGGCTTTCTTCTCGGTTTTGGCATTCCAGAAAGGATGCTGCAGCATGGAGACAGTCGGTCGCAACctatttaatacatttatttagGCAATTCTACGTTGTGCAATCAAGTATGCCTTCTGGGTGAGCTGTAATACACAGTTTGCAAAAGAGCTCACAAGGTGATTACAGAATATTTAGGGATAACTAATGAGATTACATATTCGTGAAGGTTTTTTTATGTTTCAGTGCCCCTGTAACAATAGAGATATTCTTTCTCCTATTCAGAGCAAGTGCATAAGTGACTTTACGCAAACCAATCCTGAATATAGTTTATCAGATAATTTCAAAGCACCCCCACTAAGAAGTATTAGATTttatgttcttaactagaggGGGGATTCCTTCTTTCTACAAAGCCATTGCCACCCTGGTTGGTATCCTTTAAAAAGCACATGCTGAAAAGGACGTCAGGGTTACATTGcacaagagccccccccccaatgctatgCCCCTGGCAGACCACGTTTGAGttgacagtgcagtcctatgaGTAGTGCAGTCCCAGTAATCAATGGGGTCATCCtaaatatagaggagggagaaaggttgttttctgctgctccagagaagcggacacggagcaatggatccaaactacaagaaagaagattccacctaaacattaggaagaacttcctgacagtaagagctgttcgacagtggaatttgctgccaaggagtgtggtggagtctccttctttggaggtctttaagcagaggcttgacaaccatatgtcaggagtgctctgatggtgtttcctgcttggtagggggttggactcgatggcccttgtggtctcttccaactctatgattctatgattctaagtatacAGTATAGCATTGCAGCCAGAGGGTACTTTTAAAAGCATTGATTTAGGCCAGTGGTTCTAAAACTTTTCCCCTctaggccacactttcagaataataataaaaaattgataagaaaagaaactggaaaagaaatacattggaaaacaaaaagaagcactcctagcagtgcttgattttgaAAATAGACCCATATTCTTCaaataagaaaaatatattttgatacTATATCATCttatactatactacactgaaattttaaaatgtttctttaattgtcctttaatcttcccaccacacttgccatctGCTCCTGTAACACCAGTATGGGACCCCATGCCCTGTTAAGGCCACTGATTTAGGCTGTGTATAAATcactgggtttaaagtgcattctcTAGCCCCTGGAAAAATCACTGGAACTAATTTATGCCTCACAGGCCTACAACATGAAGCACtctttaaaaactacagttccaatgATTCTTTAGGGAGGGGAAATGTCTTGTAAATGTATGATGTGCATGCTGGGGGTGGACAGGCAATTGCTGCTCaaagtatataaaaaaacaactacTGGACTAACTTAAGCACTTGGGTATAAGTGTGTTTCTTTGGCTCCTTGCTATTGCTTGAAAAACAGCTCCTGGTGATAAAGTTTGTAATAATC is a genomic window of Podarcis muralis chromosome 12, rPodMur119.hap1.1, whole genome shotgun sequence containing:
- the RPP38 gene encoding ribonuclease P protein subunit p38 codes for the protein MSLQAAKGSSARKSKQMTVKTSLSNPYTLQWSPVDGADMHYILEALGDVMKQTGLEKVETRRRKKPSSGKKQEKEQCDGQTSRLQDENCSGDAKAHGWTNLQIRNQLAIGINEVTRALEKNELLLVLVCKSAKPAMLTSHLILLCASRATPAGQVPRLSERLAPLLGLTSVLALGFKKDTDAFAEVAKTIIPRIPDLDVPWIQHGTERLLATEDAHLANLQAGEGTESDPEERSPNHKRKRADCSRRASPATALQALKVKKIVPNPNKRRKLPKTKKRISK